The Immundisolibacter sp. region ATCGGCAAACCGGACTTCCAGACTGCGCGCCGCCTTGTGCAGAATGATGTCAACGAGGTCCGGGGCGGCCATCAGGCACTCCAGCGCTGGCACAGGGCGAGCAATTGCACCGGAGAGTCGATACAGGCGTCCGCGCCCCATTGATCCGGCTTCTCGCCGGGGGCGATGTAACCGTAAGCCGCCACCACCGTGCGGGTTCCAGCGGCGCGACCGGCCTCGATATCGCGCCGGTCATCCCCCACAAACACGCAGGCCGCCGGCGCCACACCCAGGCGCGCACAGGCCAGCAGCACGCCCTCCGGGTCGGGCTTGGGGCGGCTGACGTGGTCCGGCGTAATCAGGCAGTCCGCATCCGGCGACACACCCAGCGCTCGCAACAAGGGCGATGCAAAGCGCTCGATCTTGTTGGTCACCACACCGAACTTGAAACCCTGGCCGCGCAGCGCCGCAAGTACCGGCCCGAAACCATCGAACAGCCGCGCCTCACGCGCGCAGCAGTCCTCGTAAATCTCAAGAAAACGATCGCGCAGGCCACCATATCGGGCGTCCTGCACGTCTAGATCAAACCCCCGCCCCAGCAGCCCGCGCGCGCCTTGCGACACGTACGGGCGCAGCTCGGCCGTCGCCAGCGCGGGT contains the following coding sequences:
- a CDS encoding HAD family hydrolase, producing MAPPVVAGLAAVLLDLDGTLADTAADLARALNTLRAEHGLPALATAELRPYVSQGARGLLGRGFDLDVQDARYGGLRDRFLEIYEDCCAREARLFDGFGPVLAALRGQGFKFGVVTNKIERFASPLLRALGVSPDADCLITPDHVSRPKPDPEGVLLACARLGVAPAACVFVGDDRRDIEAGRAAGTRTVVAAYGYIAPGEKPDQWGADACIDSPVQLLALCQRWSA